The following is a genomic window from Pseudopipra pipra isolate bDixPip1 chromosome 2, bDixPip1.hap1, whole genome shotgun sequence.
ttcttctttcttctttcttcttgtcttctttcttcttgtcttctttcttctttcttcttcttctttcttcttctcttctttcttctttcttctttcctgctggggcaggaagtGACAGGAACCAGCCTGGTCAGTCCCACTGACTGGTACGGATCTGTGGAATGGGAAAAACGTTCCTGTTTGCagttgggaagggaagaaaaaggaaggagacaAACCCAGAGGGTCATCAAGCCCGACCAATTAACATTCCCAAAGACAGGACCCAGACCCACCCCTGCCCAGTCACACCAACTGGCTCAGGATCCAGCAAGTGCTGGAAATCAGGATTTTGCAACTGTCTGTGTCACACTCGGTGGAGGCCAGACCTTTGGAAACCAGCTGTCTTTTGGCTCTTTGTCCTCCCAGGATGATCTGTGTGCTCGGCTTCGGGTACCAAATACTGCAAAAGCCCACAAAACAGACctgattttaaaacaacacCCACAAACCCTCCAGCTCCCAAACCCAAGGCCAATGGAAAAACATCTCCTACGTCCTGGCAGGGAGTAGGCGCTTCCCGGGACAATGTGCTCCAGTGCCAACGAATTCCAGCTTCTCTCTAAGCAGGGAACTGCCTGTTTAAAGAGATGCAAAAGCATCAACATCCAAGTGCAGGCGAGAAAATGCTGGAAACAATCCCAGGGGGGCGAGTAGATCAGCAGGAGAAATACACACAAGGGTGGACTCACTTGCTGTGAATGGAACTGTTGGAATCCAAGCTTGTCCACGGGtacagctgcaggcagagcaatCTTCTCTACTAAGGGGTACACTATCTTCTCTACTATCTTCTCTGTACTCTATCTTCTCTACTAAAGGGGTCTGTACACTATCTTCTCTACTAAAGGGGTCTGTACACTATCTTCTCTACTAAAGGGGAAAGAAACGTCTCTGCTACctggagaaataaaagagagatCAGTCCAAACCCTACCGACTATggcaggagaaacagaaaaggcacAGGATCATTTCCCACAATACCTACTCTTATCAATACTGCAAAGGATTGGAGCCGAGTCTCCCTCTTCTCTTGGTTGCCAACTGAAAGTAAAGACAGTCACAACCATGTgaattctctttctctccactAATGGGCACTCCAGAGAGGTTGCACAGTGCCTGGCAAGTTAAACATAGCAcaggtgctgtgaggagaggctgagggagctggggctgttcagcctggagaagaggaggctcaggggagacctcctcactctctgcaactccctgacaggaggttgtagccaggtgggggttggtctcttttcccaggcaaccatcagcaagacaagagggctgggtctgcagctgtgccaggggagggttaggttggagattagaaagaatttctttgcagagagagtgctcagccattggaatgggctgcccagggaagtgggggattctccgtccctggaggtttttaaaaagagactggttgtggcatcagtgccatggtctgggaactgcagcggggttggatcaagggttggagttgatgatctcggaagtcccttccaacccagctgattctgtgattctgtgattctatgattcttcttctcttcattcttcttctcttctttcttcttctcttccttcttctttcttcttctcttctttcttcttctcttctttcttcttcttcttcattcttcttctcttctttcttcttagaatcatagaatcagctgggttgagagatcatcaagtccaacccttatcCAGTACCGCTGCGATTACTgggccatggcactaagtgccacatccatcttctcttccttcttcttcttcttcttctcctcctcctcctcctccttcttttacttcctcttttcctttttcttctccttctcctttatCAAATCATCACCCTCCACTTCCTCAGGCACGTTACAATTTCTGAGTTAAgcaaaggggagagaaaaaaccacaacagaaaGAGCTGAACATCACCAGGGGATCAGCTCAGAGCTAAGAGCAGGCTGCAGATGTTCCCTGGAATGTGGCATTCCCGGGACTGCGCCTCAGGGCTCGGGGAGCAGAACCACTTCTGCACAACTGCTCCGTTCCCCCCGCCACCTTCCCACCCTTCCCACGCGCCTCGCACTGCACCCACggctgctctggctgctttCTGCCAGGGAAAAACCAGCACAGCTTGCCCATCAAAGGCTCCTGCTCAGCACTCGGGGGAAACCAaccacagccacagcctggcAAGGCCTTTGCTCTCCCTGGCCTTGCCACTCACTGCATCTCCTCACCTGGCACAGCCAAGGGAcgttcctccttcttcttcctctgcagctCGTTCCCGTCATCACTCAGCTgctctccagggctgctctgctgagtCAAAAAGGACAAGATTTTAAAAGACCACCGTCAATAAGACAGTTCTAGCACAGAAAGCACCTTTACAAAGTCCAGGGACAGAAGCAGTGGAGGAACACTCCGATATTTCTACTCGCACCACAGTGCAAAAACCACTCAAAAGGCTTTTTCTTGGATCTTcctgttttttgctttttctcttagAAAGCTTTACaaaagctttttgcttttacaaAGCTGTAGAGATGAGGAATTGTGTGAAGCCATGTCTGTCAGCCCAAACATTCCTGGAAATGCACGTTGGAGAACAAAGACTGAAATCCGGAGTGTTGGATTCCAAAATGCTGATCCTGGACAGGGCACACCCTGAAGGTGCCTCACCAGTTCAGCCCCAGTCGGGGAAGCAaagaaaagcccaaacccaCCAGCCCAGCCGGCCCCTCGCCCCACGTTTGGCTGTTTCTGTCCCTCCCTGAACTGCAGGGTcaggagcactgggagcccACGGACAACTCTGCTCCAGGGAGATTGCAAAGCCGGGCTCAGGGCAGGGCGGGCTCAAGTGTCCCCGCTGCTCAAAGGAACAGCCCAGCCTCAGCCAGGGCCATTTGGGGCTGCATTTGGTTCCTGCTCAGGGCTCCTGGTGCAGCTCAGTGAGCaccagagctggcacagccagcagggacaggggagggagaaCAACCAGCCCCACGGGTGGGGGCAGGTCAAGGCTGCCCCTCGTCAGGGGGTGGAATTCACCTCCCAGGAACAAAGGGCTGAGGAACCAGGTCAGTCCTTCCCTGCCCGGCTTCTTCCAACGCCTGCaccccccagggctgcaggacaccAGAGTGTGTGCAGAGAACTGGGCTGGCCCAGAGGGCTGGGATCCAGATCAGCTCTGAAGCCAAGCCATGGATTTGTGGGCCAGGCAAAGGAAGCAGCACAAGGGCAGAAAGGAGCAGCCATGCAGGGATGGGATCCCATCCCTCTTGTGGGGAGGCAAGAGGTGCAGGACACCTTACAGTGCTCAGGAAATGACAGCATCAGGTCCGTGTTTCTGTTCTGGGCTGGAAAGTTACCTTCTGAAAGCCTGGAGCACTCCTGGCAGAAAAACCTTTGGAGAAGCCCTTGCAACTGTGGTATCCCTGTGCCCACATGACAAGTGTGGGGCAAGACAGCTGGgggaaaaccagagaaaagggGGAAGTTACATTCCCATGGAAACAGAAGCTGGAACAGTAACTGAAGTTACAGGGGGAAATGCAGTTGCTGCTTCCTGCATGGAATGTGGTTGGTACACAGGAAACATATTCCAGGATGATTCCTCACACAACACATCACACTCTCCCATTGGGAAAGAACCCAAATCCATGTGTGCTGAAGGATTATCTCCAGCTTCAGTTTGCAAGGCAGTATCCTCAATTTCTAAACCCCCAGGAAAAGCAAGTGTTAGGGCTCATGGGAAGAGAGTGTCTCCTCCTCTACGGGCACGTGGTCAAAGCAGCCCCAAAAGGAGCAGAGAGACAAACCTgactgctggggcaggaagtGACAGGAACCAGCCTGGTCAGTCCCACTGACTGGTACGGATCTGTGGAATGGGAAAAACGTTCCTGTTTGCagttgggaagggaagaaaaaggaaggagacaAACCCAGAGGGTCATCAAGCCCGACCAATTAACATTCCCAAAGACAGGACCCAGACCCACCCCTGCCCAGTCACACCAACTGGCTCAGGATCCAGCAAGTGCTGGAAATCAGGATTTTGCAACCGTCTGTGTCACACTCGGTGGAGGTCAGACCTTTGGAAACCAGCTGTCTTTTGGCTCTTTGTCCTCCCAGGATGATCTGCGTGCTCGGCTTCGGGTACCAAATACTGCAAAAGCCCACAAAACAGACctgattttaaaacaacacCCACAAACCCTCCAGCTCCCAAACCCAAGGCCAATGGAAAAACATCTCCTACGTCCTGGCAGGGAGTAGGCGCTTCCTGGGACAATGTGCTCCAGTGCCAACGAATTCCAGCTTCACTCTAAGCAGGGAACTGCCACAGCTGCACTGTTTAAAGAGATGCAAAAGCATCAACATCCAAGTGCAGGCGAGAAAATGCTGGAAACAATCCCAGGGGGGCGAGTAGATCAGCAGGAGAAATACACACAAGGGTGGACTCACTTGCTGTGAACAGAACTGTTGGAATCCAAGCTTGTCCACGGGtacagctgcaggcagagcaatCTTCTCTACTAAGGGGTACACTATCTTCTCTACTATCTTCTCTGTACTCTATCTTCTCTACTAAAGGGGTCTGTACACTATCTTCTCTACTAAAGGGGTCTGTACACTATCTACTCTACTAAAGGGGTCTGTACACTATCTTCTTTactaaagggaaagaaacatcTCTGCTACctggagaaataaaagagagatCAGTCCAAACCCTACCGACTATggcaggagaaacagaaaaggcacAGGATCATTTCCCACAATACCTACTCTTATCAATACTGCAAAGGATTGGAGCCGAGTCTGTCTCTTCTCTTGGCTGCCAACTGAAAGTAAAGACAGTCACAACCATATgaattctctttctctccactACTGGGCACTCCAGAGAGGTTGCACAGTGCCTGGCAAGTTAAACGGGAAGGCTGAGAGAAAGGATCCAAGGAAATGAGGAGGTCAAAGTTCCGTGACAAAGTTGTGTGGAAGTTTCCAGAGCATTTGTACGCTCTGGAGTCTCCCGTGAATTCTCCCTGCCCTTCAGAAATGTTGAGTTCCTGACCCAAAGGAGGGAATTCCATCAGACAAAAAGGAATGAGCTGAGCACTAACAGAAGGAGGAGCTGGAATTCCTACAGAGAGGGGTTCTCCACCTTAGTATTTTGTGCAGCTGCTCCAAGTTCATCCCGTTGCCATCATCAGGGAATGTCAGGCTGATGTGGTCGTGGATGACTGTCCTGTCAGTCCCAACGTGCTCTGCACTCCCATGTGGGTCATGGCATTGTCTgcaggaaaagaaggggaaaaggctgGGATATTTGaagcaaaacccaaacagtTGAAGTGGGAACACAGTTTGAATTGCTTCAGCTGCCAGAGAGTCCGTGTTCCACGCTGACTCCAGTCCCAATGTTACGATGAAGCAGCTGCATCCCGACCCGGTGACCCTGCCCCAAAGCCAACAGCCAGTTCCACAGCTCTTGTGGGTTGATTGTTCTTACAGCCCCACAGAGGCAAACACTGTAGGTGGAGGCGAGTGGCTGAGGCGTGAGAATGGAAATGCAGCCAAGACAGGgctctggtttcctttgctgCCCCCAAAGCAGCTGGTGCAATATTTACTTTCTCCCAGCCACGGGCTGGCTCTCCCCGAGGGAGCTCCAAAGTGCTTCAGACTCACCTTGCTCTGGACAGGATGGGAAAGAGCTGCCCCGAGTGCAACAGAAAGCACGGCTGCACAAAGCTTGCCCAGCTGGGGAGGGTCCTTCCTAGGAACATGAAGTACCAACTGTATCCACAGGGACAACTTCATCCAAGGGATTGCAGCCTCAACAAAAGAGGGCATCCAGGTCCAGGTGACAGATGGGAAGGGTTTGGGCTGTTCAAACAGCTGCACCCACTCACCATGTTGTCAGCCTGCAAAGGGTCAGTCCTTCCCACAGCCACGGGGCTCTGCTTCCCTCCTTGGTGGCAGCTCTGGCCTTCCCTGCAGGAAAAACTCCTGTTGGCTTTGGTTGGGTGAATTCTCTgggcaagggaagggaagcaaaCATGGCAAGCTCTTGCTCCACCAAGGCACCTGTGAGTTCTGCAAGTGCACTGAAGGTCAGGGGTGACTGAGTGGTGCCCTCGGTCTGCGGGAACCTGGGGCAAAGCTGAAGGAAACCACAAACAAGGGCATGGGTTTGTGCTCTCCAAGCACACCCAGCCAGACACCAGGAGGCCAGAGAAAGGAACCCTAAAGGGAGCTGTTTTGTACAACACTACAAAAGGCCGTGGggacccctggtggtctagtggttaggatgcagcactGTCACTGCCGTGGCTCGGATTCGATTCCTGGTCAGGGAAACTcccctgggcagatggagctcgtcagccccGTAAAGCCATCCgtctaagagaaggtcactctaaacaaacctacgtcctgaggacctcactgccactgtccaagcttgctcggccccggcagatgaacctcaggattaaagggtgggctcagttcagagcacactgtgtctcaccttaaaaatccattgcacaggctcgaagggtttcccaaatcttcgctcacgaagactggccatacacTATACACACAAAAGGCCATAATTAAATTGATTTTCGATACTGGCACACTGAGACCTTGTCAAGGGACTGTTCCTACAGCTCTTGGAGGGGACATTCAGCACAGTCTCCTACCTTCCTCTGAGAATGGGTGACGCCGCCATCCTGTGCAAGGGGTCAGTCCGGTGTCCAGCGTGGATGCAGCTGGAGGGATGTCCAGGCTGCTGGGCTTGCTGGGGGTACCTTTGCAGGGACAGGGTTCCCTGCAGAAGGCGGCTTTCTCTCGTCTGTGCCAATGAGTTCCCATGCACAGGCTGTTCTTTCAGACCTTTCTGGAAACAGGTCTGAggtctgggggtctctggggctCTCGATCCCCCTCCAGTCTGTGGTCACTTCTTGGCCTCGTTGCGGCGCCTGTGCTGTTCCGTGCTGTGCTGGTCTGCGGGAGATGTTGGTCCCGGCAAAGCGCTGCCCGCCCTGCGCTGTCTGGGCCGGGCCTGGCGCTGGAGCGGGGCCTAATGGTGCGGCTGTGCCGGCCTGCGGGGCCAGCGGAACAGCCTGTGCACAGCGCGGAGCGTGCGCCTCAACAGGGAGGGACGTTTCccggggacagccctgggggctTCACTGCCCTCTGTCCCTGGGGACACGGCCTGGGCTGCAACTGCTGGTTTCATGTCTGCAGCCGAGCtttgtcccagctcctgctgttcctgtggctgctgggggCACCCCTGCACCTCCAGCGCAGCCTTGCTCAGGATGTGCTCGATTAATTTCTGAGCTGTGTCCCACAGATCttggctgccctgggaggggtTCCGGGACCCTGCTGGAGTGTAGGACTCAGTGATGGATGAAGTGtccacctccagcacagccttgcTCAGGATGTCGTGGATGAGGGGCTGGACTGTGTCCTGCAGAACTTGGCTGCCCTGGGAGGAGCTGCGGGACCTTGCTGGGGTCTGCTCCTCACTGGTGGATGGAGAAGTGTATGCTTTTGGTTGCTTGGAAGAGAGAGGCCGCTGGGACTTGCTCGGGATGTAGAGATAGCTGGGCCCCTCCAGGGGGTCGTCGTCGCTGCCCGGGCCCAAGGGTTTGTCATCGTGCCCTTGGGACAGCCCTTGGACTCTGTTGTCTTGCTCTTGAGAAAGCTCCTTGGCCTGGTCGTTCTCCCCTGGCCCTTGGCACAGCTGTTCCTCTTGGTCGGCTTTCTCTTGGGCGAGTCCTTGGCTCTTGGACTCctccccctgggctggctcttGGGGcctgtccctctcctgctctggcTTTCTGGGGACTGGGCAGTAAGGACTGCGGAGCAAAAACTCTTCAATCCAGTCGTCTCTGCCCTCGTACTTCTCCCTGTACTCCCGTTCCATTTGCTCGGCTTTCTGTCGTGCCAGCTCTTCACCCTTCTGCCTCCTCTCTTCGTTGATGTTGTAATTGCAGGACAAATGGGCTTCCAGCCACTTCTCCACGTACTTCTGCCTCCTCTGGTGTTCCCGTTCCGCTGCCTCGTCTCTTGGCTTGCGGAACCAGTTCCTTATTCTTTTCATCCCTCCAAACACGCCACTCCTGGGCCGCCCCTGTGGGTGCTCCAGCTGAGACTCCACGTCCGTCTCCTTCCCAGTCCCGTGGTGCTCCAGCTGTGACGAGTCAGTGGGGCCGCACGGGACAGGGTTTTCTAATGCTGGTGACAGTGGTTTGCCACTGCCCTCTTCCTGTGGGGACAGTGGTTTTAAAATGTCCTCTTCCCGTGGGGACAGTGGTTTTCCAATGTCCTCTTCCTGTGGGGACAGTGTTTTTCCAATGTCCtcttccagctgggagagctctTGGACATTGGAGTCCCCTTCCAACTGGACATCTTCCCCTTGGGACACTTGTTTGCCAAGGCCATCTgtcccttggcacagctcttTGTCTTCTTCCTGCTGGGACTGTCCTTGGCTTGTAATGCCCCCCAGGAGCGGCAGGCCGGCTGCCAGGAGTGGGGCCTCTGTGGTGCCAGCACGGAGCAGGAGcctcctgtgcagctcctgcagcagctccgtgTCTGAGATGAGGCTGAGGTCTgtgccagcagggagcaggcccctcctgtgcagctcctgcagcagctccgtgTCAGAGACGAGGCTGAGCTCTGTgccaggctggtgctgcagcGGTGCCGTGCCGGgttggctgtgctggctggcagGAGCGGCCGAGGGAGTTGCAGGCAGAGGAAGAGGCTCCCAGCTGGCGCCGGCAGCGAGcgcgggccgggctggggcctCCTGTGCCCCCGTGCTGGGGGGcaagagcagcctgggcacGGGGCTCTTGGGCCGTGGGGGCAGCCGGGGAGAGGGGCTGCGGGCCCGTGGCCCCGTGTGCCCTGcgctgcccagctctgtgccccgGCTCacggtgtccctggggctctcTGGGCAGGGCAGCGCTGGTACTGGGGGCTGCCGTGGCACTGGTGGTAGCGGTGGCTGctggggcagtggtggcagccGTGGCAGCTGAGgcacctgtgccagtgctggcagctgt
Proteins encoded in this region:
- the LOC135410449 gene encoding histone-lysine N-methyltransferase 2D-like, with translation MDKRSSQPSQGQTPSLPRVRDREPTLPSQPRQRLLPLRPRMSPPARQPGQPRQPTMSLLPLLPPLERQPRQPTPPSLPPLPRQSSLPLLPPLPGQPRQPPLTPLPPLAALPRQPTLPPLTPLPRQQQEKRKTEISEEERKMERDENRKMERDENRKTEMDKLWLPPLPWQTRKKQLPPLTALPLVPPQPQPPLPPLPKLPQLPALAQVPQLPRLPPLPQQPPLPPVPRQPPVPALPCPESPRDTVSRGTELGSAGHTGPRARSPSPRLPPRPKSPVPRLLLPPSTGAQEAPARPALAAGASWEPLPLPATPSAAPASQHSQPGTAPLQHQPGTELSLVSDTELLQELHRRGLLPAGTDLSLISDTELLQELHRRLLLRAGTTEAPLLAAGLPLLGGITSQGQSQQEEDKELCQGTDGLGKQVSQGEDVQLEGDSNVQELSQLEEDIGKTLSPQEEDIGKPLSPREEDILKPLSPQEEGSGKPLSPALENPVPCGPTDSSQLEHHGTGKETDVESQLEHPQGRPRSGVFGGMKRIRNWFRKPRDEAAEREHQRRQKYVEKWLEAHLSCNYNINEERRQKGEELARQKAEQMEREYREKYEGRDDWIEEFLLRSPYCPVPRKPEQERDRPQEPAQGEESKSQGLAQEKADQEEQLCQGPGENDQAKELSQEQDNRVQGLSQGHDDKPLGPGSDDDPLEGPSYLYIPSKSQRPLSSKQPKAYTSPSTSEEQTPARSRSSSQGSQVLQDTVQPLIHDILSKAVLEVDTSSITESYTPAGSRNPSQGSQDLWDTAQKLIEHILSKAALEVQGCPQQPQEQQELGQSSAADMKPAVAAQAVSPGTEGSEAPRAVPGKRPSLLRRTLRAVHRLFRWPRRPAQPHH